From Haemorhous mexicanus isolate bHaeMex1 chromosome 1, bHaeMex1.pri, whole genome shotgun sequence, one genomic window encodes:
- the LRRC3B gene encoding leucine-rich repeat-containing protein 3B, with protein MHLVDLWLTRSLSMCLLLQSFVLMILCFHSASMCPKGCLCSHSGGLNVSCSNANLKEIPRDLPPETVLLYLDSNQITSIPNEIFKDLHQLRVLNLSKNGIEFIDEHAFKGVAETLQTLDLSDNRIKSVHKNAFNNLKARARIANNPWHCDCTLQQVLRSMASNHETANNVICKTSVLDEHAGRPFLNAANDADLCNLPKKTTDYAMLVTMFGWFTMVISYVVYYVRQNQEDARRHLEYLKSLPSRQKKPDEADDISTVV; from the coding sequence ATGCATTTGGTAGACCTGTGGTTAACTCGTTCCCTCTCCATGTGTCTGCTCTTACAAAGTTTTGTCCTCATGATACTGTGCTTTCATTCTGCCAGTATGTGCCCAAAAGGCTGCCTCTGTTCCCACTCCGGAGGTCTGAACGTCAGCTGTAGCAATGCAAACCTCAAGGAAATACCCAGAGATCTTCCTCCAGAAACAGTCTTACTTTATTTGGACTCCAATCAGATAACATCTATCCCCAACGAAATTTTTAAGGACTTGCACCAATTGAGAGTCCTCAATTTATCAAAAAATGGGATTGAGTTTATCGACGAACATGCCTTTAAAGGGGTGGCAGAAACCTTGCAGACTCTGGATTTGTCCGACAACCGGATTAAAAGCGTGCACAAAAACGCTTTCAACAACCTGAAGGCCAGGGCCAGAATTGCCAACAACCCCTGGCACTGTGACTGCACGCTGCAGCAGGTGCTGCGGAGCATGGCCTCCAACCACGAGACGGCCAACAACGTCATCTGCAAGACCTCTGTGCTGGACGAACACGCGGGGAGACCCTTCCTCAACGCTGCCAACGACGCCGACCTCTGCAACCTCCCTAAAAAGACTACTGACTACGCCATGCTGGTCACCATGTTTGGCTGGTTCACCATGGTGATCTCCTACGTGGTTTATTACGTCCGACAGAACCAGGAGGATGCGAGGAGGCACCTTGAGTACTTGAAATCCCTGCCAAGCAGGCAAAAGAAACCAGATGAAGCCGATGACATTAGCACTGTGGTATAG